The following are encoded in a window of uncultured Ilyobacter sp. genomic DNA:
- a CDS encoding 4Fe-4S binding protein, with amino-acid sequence MSYKINEEVCVGCGACEGVCPVSAILPTDSGKYKIDDNLCINCGACTGVCPVNAISE; translated from the coding sequence ATGAGTTATAAAATTAATGAAGAGGTTTGTGTAGGGTGTGGAGCTTGTGAAGGTGTGTGCCCTGTAAGTGCAATTTTACCAACAGATTCAGGAAAATATAAAATTGATGATAATTTATGTATCAATTGTGGTGCTTGTACTGGAGTATGTCCTGTAAACGCAATATCAGAATAA
- a CDS encoding flavin reductase family protein, whose product MEKKVTNFKSCLKNMPDILVSCRSKKGENNALAVGYACNCSYDPPMVMVGIVPSRYSYEIIKETGEFVVNLVHEELREKYKYLGSHSGRDEYKLEVLKMKIGDAIKINSPLLLDCPVNIECKVIDSIKTGSHEMFIGKVEYIHAKAELIDDNGNIDYSKINFLKFR is encoded by the coding sequence ATGGAAAAAAAAGTAACTAATTTTAAAAGTTGTTTAAAAAATATGCCAGATATTTTGGTTTCTTGCAGAAGTAAAAAAGGGGAAAATAATGCATTGGCAGTTGGATATGCTTGTAATTGTAGTTATGACCCACCTATGGTCATGGTAGGTATCGTTCCTAGCCGTTACTCTTACGAAATTATAAAAGAAACAGGAGAATTTGTTGTTAATCTAGTCCATGAAGAACTGAGAGAAAAATATAAATATCTTGGAAGTCACAGTGGTAGAGATGAATATAAATTAGAAGTCCTAAAAATGAAAATAGGAGATGCCATTAAAATAAATTCTCCTCTTCTTTTAGATTGTCCAGTAAATATTGAATGTAAAGTTATAGATTCAATAAAAACAGGCTCTCATGAAATGTTTATTGGTAAAGTAGAGTATATTCATGCTAAAGCAGAACTTATAGATGATAACGGAAATATCGATTATTCAAAAATAAATTTTTTAAAATTTAGGTAA
- a CDS encoding DUF1847 domain-containing protein yields the protein MYTCGLCTVHACRSGDKEKMPKNCPCLEKDQDIIEKSKELYKNEENAKIAYQSALIESWGYCQKTRIEETIEFAQRCGYKNIGVAFCVGLHREMRLLHNILTANGFNVISVICKSGSIPKEELNIKNDQKVRPCTYEPMCNPIGQALYLNKAKTDFNILLGLCVGHDSLVIKHLDAPVTVLAAKDRVLGHNPLAAIYLSEGYYNKKLYPEK from the coding sequence GTGTATACTTGTGGATTGTGCACTGTCCATGCATGCAGAAGTGGTGATAAAGAAAAGATGCCTAAAAACTGTCCGTGTTTGGAAAAAGATCAAGATATTATAGAGAAAAGTAAAGAATTATATAAAAATGAAGAGAATGCTAAGATCGCTTATCAATCTGCTCTGATTGAGTCGTGGGGATATTGTCAAAAGACAAGAATAGAAGAGACCATCGAGTTTGCCCAGAGGTGCGGATATAAGAATATAGGAGTTGCATTTTGTGTAGGCTTACACAGGGAGATGAGACTTTTGCACAATATACTTACAGCCAACGGATTTAATGTAATCTCGGTAATATGTAAAAGTGGCAGTATTCCCAAAGAGGAATTAAACATAAAAAATGATCAAAAAGTTCGTCCATGTACCTATGAACCTATGTGTAATCCAATTGGTCAAGCTTTGTACTTGAATAAGGCTAAAACAGATTTTAATATTCTACTGGGACTTTGCGTGGGGCATGATTCTTTGGTTATAAAGCATTTAGACGCTCCTGTAACTGTCCTGGCTGCAAAAGACAGAGTGCTTGGGCACAATCCTCTAGCGGCAATTTATTTGTCAGAAGGGTATTATAACAAAAAGCTCTATCCTGAAAAATAG
- a CDS encoding type II CAAX endopeptidase family protein: MLKNSSEIGRFKISTRSLMPFLLITFIVTWTILGLYIFLPNKMTSIFGKITGDHPMFFLAVYSPAIAAIIVVLHSSGIKGVQSYLRRVLIWRSTKSWYTFLILGIPLIFISGSALKGNLFTEPFQFSSFHSLFMAFLLTAIKGPVEELGWRGVALPLLQRNFTPIWAAFILGIIWAIWHLPAFLLSGTPQEFWPFIPFFFGAIALSVIVTALFNGSKGSILIPMLFHFFLNNPIWPNAQPYDIYLFVVAAFFITWFNRKTMFTKEGAVTRVIPFGLTP; encoded by the coding sequence TTGCTTAAAAATTCATCAGAAATAGGTAGGTTTAAAATTTCTACTCGTAGCTTAATGCCATTTTTACTTATTACTTTCATAGTGACATGGACAATACTTGGTTTATACATCTTTCTTCCGAATAAAATGACTAGTATTTTTGGAAAAATAACCGGTGATCATCCGATGTTTTTCCTAGCAGTGTATTCACCCGCAATTGCTGCTATTATTGTTGTACTACATAGTAGTGGTATAAAAGGGGTGCAGTCTTATTTACGACGTGTTTTAATTTGGCGTAGTACTAAATCTTGGTACACATTTTTAATTCTTGGCATTCCTTTAATTTTTATTAGTGGGTCTGCATTAAAGGGAAATTTATTTACAGAGCCTTTTCAATTTTCTTCTTTTCATTCGCTTTTTATGGCATTTTTATTAACTGCAATAAAGGGTCCAGTTGAGGAGCTCGGATGGAGAGGGGTTGCCCTTCCTCTGCTACAAAGAAATTTTACTCCTATATGGGCGGCCTTTATTCTTGGCATAATTTGGGCAATTTGGCATCTACCAGCATTTTTATTGAGCGGAACACCTCAAGAATTTTGGCCTTTCATCCCATTTTTCTTTGGTGCTATTGCATTGAGTGTAATAGTAACAGCACTATTTAATGGATCAAAAGGAAGTATTTTGATTCCAATGTTATTCCATTTTTTTCTTAACAATCCAATTTGGCCTAACGCACAACCCTATGACATTTATTTATTTGTTGTTGCTGCTTTTTTTATTACCTGGTTTAATCGAAAAACTATGTTTACTAAAGAAGGTGCTGTAACGAGAGTTATTCCTTTCGGTCTGACTCCCTAA
- a CDS encoding PTS glucose transporter subunit IIA — MGLFDFLKKEKPAEKKWFNIYSPLNGKVIALSEVPDEAFASKMIGDGCAIEPYEGSVFSPVAAEINIFETNHAVSFEVENEIEMIVHFGIDTVNLNGNGFKRIAESGSKVKIGEELVKYEIDFIKENAKSIITPVIINNMDLVEELKVMANGDVKAGDLLMRVKIKK, encoded by the coding sequence ATGGGGTTATTTGATTTTTTAAAAAAAGAAAAACCAGCTGAAAAAAAATGGTTTAATATCTATTCACCATTAAATGGAAAAGTTATAGCTCTTTCTGAAGTTCCAGATGAAGCTTTTGCTAGCAAGATGATAGGAGATGGATGTGCTATTGAGCCTTATGAAGGATCAGTGTTTTCACCAGTTGCAGCAGAAATAAATATTTTTGAAACCAATCATGCAGTTAGTTTTGAAGTGGAAAATGAAATTGAAATGATAGTCCATTTTGGAATAGATACTGTTAATCTTAATGGTAATGGATTTAAAAGGATTGCCGAATCAGGATCAAAAGTGAAAATAGGAGAAGAGCTTGTCAAGTATGAGATTGACTTTATAAAAGAAAATGCCAAGTCTATAATAACTCCTGTCATCATAAATAACATGGACTTGGTTGAAGAGTTGAAGGTTATGGCTAATGGAGATGTTAAAGCCGGAGACTTGCTGATGAGAGTCAAAATAAAAAAATAG
- a CDS encoding 6-phospho-alpha-glucosidase, whose amino-acid sequence MKKRERFNITVAGGGSTFTPGILLMLLDNLDNFDIAEIRFFDNDEERQNEIGEACNILMKEKAPQIKFLYSTDPKTAYENTDFVLSHIRVGKYEMRGLDEKIPLRHGVVGQETCGPGGIAYGMRSIGGIFENIEYMEKYGNPDAWMLNYSNPAAIVAEACRLLKPYSRVINICDMPIGIMKRMADITGFNSYKDFDIEYYGLNHFGWWKGIKDLNGNDLMPKLKNYVRENGYMSEAEKQHSDPSWQATMKKVRDVHEIDSSTLPNTYLKYYLFPDYVVDESDIEFTRADEVIAGREKKVFEEARRIIKEGTVENTTWEIDEHASYIVDLARAIAYNTNEKMLLIVENKGSISNFSPTGMVEIPCLLGNEGPKPLQIGEIPEFQRGMMEQQVAVEKLVVQAWSEGSYEKLWQAITLSKTVPSARVAKNILNDLIEANKNYWPELL is encoded by the coding sequence ATGAAGAAGAGAGAACGATTTAATATTACAGTTGCCGGTGGAGGCAGTACATTTACCCCAGGGATACTACTTATGCTCTTAGATAACCTAGATAACTTTGATATTGCAGAGATTAGATTTTTTGATAATGATGAAGAAAGGCAAAATGAGATCGGTGAAGCCTGCAACATTCTTATGAAGGAAAAGGCCCCACAGATTAAGTTTTTATATTCAACAGATCCTAAGACAGCTTATGAAAATACAGACTTTGTATTGTCTCACATCAGAGTAGGAAAGTACGAGATGAGAGGATTAGATGAGAAAATACCTTTAAGACACGGGGTAGTAGGTCAGGAAACTTGTGGTCCAGGAGGAATAGCTTATGGGATGAGATCTATAGGTGGTATTTTTGAAAATATCGAATATATGGAAAAATACGGAAACCCAGATGCATGGATGCTGAACTATTCCAATCCTGCGGCAATAGTAGCAGAAGCATGCAGACTACTGAAGCCTTACTCAAGGGTTATAAATATTTGTGATATGCCTATTGGTATAATGAAAAGAATGGCAGATATCACAGGTTTTAATTCATATAAGGACTTTGATATTGAGTATTATGGTCTTAACCACTTCGGTTGGTGGAAAGGAATTAAAGACCTCAATGGAAATGACCTTATGCCTAAACTAAAAAACTATGTTAGGGAAAATGGATATATGTCAGAGGCAGAAAAACAGCACTCTGATCCTAGCTGGCAAGCGACAATGAAAAAGGTGAGAGATGTGCACGAGATTGACTCCTCAACACTTCCAAACACATACTTAAAATACTATCTCTTCCCTGATTATGTAGTAGATGAGTCAGATATAGAGTTTACAAGAGCTGATGAGGTCATAGCAGGAAGGGAAAAAAAGGTCTTTGAAGAAGCCAGAAGAATTATCAAGGAAGGTACAGTTGAAAATACTACCTGGGAGATAGACGAACATGCATCTTATATAGTTGACCTAGCAAGAGCTATCGCTTATAACACAAATGAAAAAATGCTTCTCATAGTTGAAAATAAAGGTTCCATTTCTAACTTCAGTCCTACAGGGATGGTAGAGATTCCTTGTCTTCTTGGAAATGAAGGACCAAAACCACTTCAGATTGGAGAAATTCCAGAGTTTCAGAGAGGAATGATGGAGCAGCAGGTAGCCGTAGAAAAACTTGTGGTTCAAGCATGGTCGGAGGGGTCTTATGAAAAGCTATGGCAGGCAATTACTTTATCTAAAACAGTCCCGTCAGCTAGGGTAGCCAAAAATATCCTGAATGATCTTATAGAAGCTAATAAAAATTACTGGCCTGAATTATTGTAA
- a CDS encoding alpha-glucoside-specific PTS transporter subunit IIBC: MFKQIQRLGGALFSPVLLFAFSGILVAITIILKNPDFVGELANPDGSFYQFVKIIEEGGWTVFRQMPVLFAIGLPIGLAHKANARASMVVFVSYMTFNYFINAILTVWGENFGVNFTQAIGGVSGLTEIAGVKTLDTSIIGGIFIGALVTYIHNKFFEVKLPDYLGIFQGSTLVAAISFFTVLPAAFVTCLVWPKIQIGIISLQGVMLSAGAFGVWFYTFLERILIPTGLHHFIYGPFLYGPAAVDGGIVNYWTQNVSNFAGSSESVKSLFPQGGFALHGNSKIFGSLGIALAMYKTALPSKKKIVLGAVIPAAITAVLAGITEPLEFTFLFIAPALFAIHAVLAATMATLMYVLGVVGNMGGGLIEIATMNWLPMAKNHFGMVATQIGIGGIFTIIYYFIFRIIIEKYNIMTPGRDKDAEVKLYSKKDFKEKSTGMVGNVYMDQAAQLLDALGGSANIVDVTNCATRLRLSVVDENLVAPDSVFKSASAHGVVRNGKSLQIIVGLSVPQVRDCFEELMTEELPLKKVEKPVMA; the protein is encoded by the coding sequence ATGTTTAAACAAATCCAGAGATTAGGTGGAGCACTGTTTTCACCGGTACTATTATTTGCTTTTTCCGGAATACTTGTTGCCATAACGATTATTCTTAAAAATCCAGATTTTGTTGGTGAATTAGCAAATCCAGATGGAAGTTTTTATCAATTTGTAAAGATTATAGAGGAAGGAGGATGGACAGTTTTTAGGCAGATGCCTGTACTCTTTGCTATCGGTCTTCCAATAGGACTGGCACATAAAGCCAATGCCAGGGCTTCCATGGTAGTCTTTGTCAGCTATATGACATTCAATTATTTTATAAACGCAATCTTGACAGTATGGGGTGAAAATTTTGGTGTAAACTTTACTCAGGCAATAGGAGGAGTTAGTGGTCTCACTGAAATAGCCGGAGTTAAAACCCTTGATACGAGTATCATAGGAGGTATATTTATTGGAGCTCTTGTTACCTATATTCACAATAAATTTTTTGAGGTCAAACTTCCTGATTATCTTGGTATTTTCCAGGGTTCTACTCTTGTGGCTGCAATTTCATTTTTTACAGTTCTTCCTGCAGCATTTGTTACATGCCTTGTGTGGCCAAAGATACAGATAGGGATCATTTCCCTTCAGGGAGTCATGCTTTCGGCAGGAGCCTTTGGGGTATGGTTTTATACTTTCCTAGAGAGAATCCTTATTCCTACAGGGCTTCATCATTTTATCTACGGTCCTTTTCTTTATGGACCTGCAGCAGTGGATGGTGGTATAGTTAACTACTGGACACAAAATGTTTCTAATTTTGCAGGTTCTTCTGAATCAGTGAAGAGTCTCTTTCCTCAGGGAGGTTTTGCCCTACATGGAAATTCAAAGATTTTCGGTTCACTTGGAATAGCCCTTGCTATGTATAAGACTGCTCTTCCTAGTAAGAAGAAGATAGTTTTAGGTGCAGTTATTCCCGCAGCTATTACAGCAGTTTTAGCCGGGATAACAGAACCTCTTGAATTTACATTCCTGTTTATTGCACCTGCTCTCTTTGCCATCCACGCAGTACTCGCTGCCACGATGGCCACCCTAATGTATGTATTAGGAGTGGTAGGCAACATGGGAGGAGGTCTCATCGAGATAGCCACCATGAACTGGCTACCAATGGCAAAAAATCACTTTGGAATGGTGGCTACCCAAATCGGAATAGGAGGAATCTTCACTATAATCTATTACTTTATCTTCAGAATAATAATAGAAAAATATAACATCATGACTCCCGGAAGAGATAAAGATGCCGAAGTGAAGCTTTATAGTAAGAAAGATTTTAAAGAAAAAAGCACCGGAATGGTTGGAAACGTCTATATGGATCAGGCAGCACAGCTTCTAGATGCCTTGGGAGGAAGTGCAAATATCGTTGATGTCACCAACTGTGCCACAAGACTTAGGCTTAGTGTAGTCGATGAAAATTTAGTTGCACCTGATTCTGTATTCAAGTCAGCATCTGCACATGGTGTGGTAAGAAATGGAAAGTCTTTACAGATAATAGTAGGACTTTCAGTTCCTCAGGTGAGGGACTGCTTTGAAGAGCTAATGACTGAAGAATTACCTCTAAAGAAAGTAGAAAAGCCAGTAATGGCGTAG
- a CDS encoding SIS domain-containing protein, translating into MEIDVYKLAEKYKLTESEEMALHFILNNVERALEIGVRGVAKECYASSSVVMNLSKKLGYKGFVDMVYRLEQNLFKTENEFLKKNDLCENFSPELISAFLQRLKEQKNKPLFVHGVGFSHIVAQYIKDKLMVEGFFAMMSEYFETVENPAMESPLLIFISKSGETSSLINLCERSKKSNANIISFVGKEDSTIEMLSDITFIIKDSNRYDDRNLKENDFFGNTILFFEFLAGCYLKNSQ; encoded by the coding sequence ATGGAAATAGATGTGTATAAGCTGGCCGAAAAGTATAAGCTTACTGAATCTGAGGAAATGGCTCTTCACTTTATATTAAACAATGTCGAAAGAGCTTTAGAAATAGGTGTTAGAGGCGTTGCAAAGGAGTGCTACGCATCTTCATCTGTGGTGATGAATCTTTCAAAAAAACTTGGATATAAAGGTTTTGTAGATATGGTTTATAGGTTGGAACAAAATCTTTTCAAAACAGAAAATGAATTTTTAAAAAAAAATGATCTATGTGAAAATTTTTCTCCAGAATTGATATCAGCTTTTCTTCAGAGGTTAAAAGAGCAAAAAAATAAGCCTTTATTTGTTCACGGAGTTGGATTCTCTCATATTGTAGCTCAGTATATCAAGGATAAACTCATGGTAGAAGGTTTTTTTGCAATGATGTCTGAATATTTTGAAACCGTTGAAAACCCTGCAATGGAATCACCATTACTGATTTTTATCTCTAAATCTGGGGAAACCAGCAGTCTTATAAATCTTTGCGAGAGATCAAAGAAATCTAATGCAAATATTATCTCTTTTGTAGGTAAAGAGGACTCAACTATAGAAATGCTTTCAGATATAACTTTTATAATAAAGGATTCCAACAGGTATGATGACAGAAACTTGAAAGAAAATGATTTTTTTGGTAATACAATACTTTTTTTTGAGTTTCTAGCCGGATGCTACTTAAAAAACTCTCAATAG
- a CDS encoding cold shock domain-containing protein, which translates to MANGTVKWFNGEKGFGFITAEDGVDLFVHFSEINKPGFKTLEEGERVTFEITKGQRGPQASNVTAE; encoded by the coding sequence ATGGCAAACGGAACAGTTAAATGGTTCAACGGAGAAAAAGGATTCGGATTTATCACTGCTGAGGACGGAGTAGATCTATTCGTACACTTTTCTGAAATAAACAAGCCTGGGTTCAAGACTTTAGAAGAGGGAGAAAGAGTTACTTTCGAAATCACTAAAGGTCAAAGAGGACCGCAAGCTTCAAACGTAACAGCTGAGTAA
- a CDS encoding cyclic nucleotide-binding domain-containing protein, whose amino-acid sequence MHSSEFPLTLLPKSVKDKVKFKRYKKGEFIYEDGDDKIFYIKEGKGMKIRCDEDGEKIFPYIFSNDEFIGVNAYFTGGSDWEVIVYSKEVIGFEIPNSIFKEYILSTPLFIEEYLPKCIQLLFQGLRGFYINSQGGAAAYYAYVLSCFCKDSNIFYFDSYTELTKSIYVNKSTLYKITNQFINEGIIEKDKHSIKIIDREALTRYFDSYKY is encoded by the coding sequence TTGCATAGTTCTGAATTTCCACTTACGTTACTGCCAAAGTCTGTAAAGGATAAAGTTAAATTTAAAAGATATAAAAAAGGAGAGTTCATATATGAAGATGGAGATGATAAGATTTTTTATATAAAAGAGGGTAAAGGTATGAAGATAAGATGTGATGAAGATGGAGAGAAAATCTTTCCTTATATATTTTCTAATGATGAGTTTATAGGAGTCAATGCATATTTTACAGGAGGAAGTGACTGGGAGGTTATAGTATATAGCAAGGAAGTTATTGGATTTGAAATACCAAATTCTATATTTAAAGAGTATATTCTGAGCACACCTTTATTCATAGAGGAATATCTTCCAAAATGTATCCAACTTCTCTTTCAGGGACTCAGAGGATTTTATATCAATTCTCAGGGAGGGGCCGCTGCCTACTATGCATATGTATTAAGTTGCTTTTGCAAAGACAGTAATATTTTTTACTTTGACAGTTATACAGAGTTAACTAAATCAATATATGTCAATAAATCCACTCTTTATAAAATTACGAATCAATTCATTAATGAAGGTATTATTGAAAAAGATAAACATAGTATAAAGATAATAGATAGAGAAGCTTTAACTAGATATTTTGATTCCTATAAATATTAA
- a CDS encoding heme-binding protein — translation MFKETKRITLNAAKIMGEKALEKSEEIGKPFVFSVVDAGGHVIYTQRMEDAFITSISIAIDKAFTAAAMKRATHVLTERVKPESELFGLNNTNNSRIIPFGGGLPVIVGGEVIGGVGASGGTVEEDIAVVTAALEALGL, via the coding sequence ATGTTTAAAGAAACAAAGAGAATCACTTTAAATGCAGCAAAAATAATGGGAGAGAAAGCTCTTGAGAAGTCCGAGGAGATAGGGAAGCCTTTTGTATTTTCAGTAGTAGATGCTGGAGGACACGTTATTTATACTCAGAGAATGGAGGATGCATTTATAACTAGCATTAGTATTGCTATAGATAAAGCATTTACAGCAGCAGCTATGAAAAGAGCTACTCACGTACTAACTGAGAGAGTAAAGCCTGAGTCTGAGTTATTTGGACTAAACAATACAAACAATAGTAGGATAATTCCATTTGGCGGAGGATTGCCTGTAATCGTAGGTGGAGAAGTAATTGGAGGAGTAGGAGCCAGTGGCGGAACAGTAGAAGAGGATATTGCAGTGGTTACAGCAGCATTGGAAGCACTTGGGCTGTAA
- a CDS encoding glycyl-radical enzyme activating protein, translating into MSHQGIVFNIQRFTIHDGPGIRTELFLKGCPLKCKWCGNPESLKAYIQPGVYNNKCISIEKCGLCVEVCPEKDIRNFTDGKITAIELGKCTNCLACSNVCPSEATKQWGKSMSVDECMAVIRKDKGYYERSGGGVTVSGGEPLLQSDFVGELFKACKDEKIDTCLESSFYGDWKEIEKLLPYTDLVISDIKHMDTNIHKKYTGVNNDRILENLKRFTSEERELILRIPVIPNVNDDMDNIKATADFIINELGGRIKILQLLSFMRLGEEKYHSLGMPYKMKDVEFDRESFQKHVNDIANYFNSRGIHCLVGTKEKQ; encoded by the coding sequence TTGTCACACCAAGGAATTGTTTTCAATATTCAGCGTTTTACAATCCATGACGGACCTGGCATCCGTACAGAGTTATTTTTAAAAGGTTGTCCATTAAAATGTAAATGGTGCGGTAATCCCGAGAGCTTAAAGGCTTATATTCAACCGGGTGTATATAATAATAAATGTATTTCAATAGAAAAATGCGGTCTGTGCGTAGAAGTTTGTCCCGAGAAGGACATACGGAATTTTACGGATGGGAAAATAACTGCTATAGAACTTGGTAAGTGTACAAATTGCCTTGCTTGTTCTAATGTCTGTCCTTCAGAAGCAACTAAGCAATGGGGTAAGTCGATGTCCGTAGACGAGTGCATGGCTGTGATACGTAAGGATAAAGGATATTATGAGCGTTCCGGTGGTGGTGTTACAGTTTCCGGAGGAGAACCTTTGCTTCAAAGTGACTTTGTAGGAGAACTTTTTAAGGCTTGCAAAGATGAAAAAATTGATACTTGCCTTGAGTCAAGTTTCTATGGAGATTGGAAAGAAATAGAAAAGCTCTTACCTTATACAGATCTTGTGATTTCAGATATAAAACATATGGATACAAATATCCATAAAAAATACACTGGAGTAAACAATGATAGAATTTTAGAAAATCTGAAGAGGTTTACAAGTGAAGAACGGGAGCTTATTTTGAGAATTCCAGTTATTCCCAATGTAAATGATGATATGGATAATATAAAAGCTACGGCTGATTTTATCATAAATGAGCTCGGTGGTCGTATTAAAATACTACAACTTTTGAGTTTTATGCGTCTAGGTGAAGAGAAATATCATTCGCTAGGTATGCCTTATAAAATGAAGGATGTCGAATTCGATAGAGAATCATTTCAAAAGCATGTCAACGATATTGCAAATTATTTCAATAGTCGAGGTATCCACTGTCTAGTAGGGACTAAAGAAAAACAGTAA